The sequence TCGCAGAGCGCCGAAAACCAGCTAACCTCGCACGAGCGGTCGGTCATGGCAGATTCTCCCCCATCGATGTTTGCAGCACCGCATACCATTCGGCGCGCGTCCAGCGCGGGGCGAAGGCCTGCGGAATTTCGCGGATACGTTCGACATTCTGCGTGCCGACGATCGGGATCGGGCGCGCGGGATGCGCCATCACCCAGCTGTAGGTCGCGGCGGCGCGCGAGACGCCATATTCGGCGGCCTTCGCGTCGAGCAGTCCGGCGACTGCGCGCGTGCGCTCGTCGGCCGGATCGCCGAGCCGGCCGCCACCGAGCGGCGACCAGGCGAGGAAGGACATGCCCTCGGCCATCGACTGGTCGAAGATACCGTCGAAGAGCGGGTTCAGGTGAAGCGGCGAAAATTCGCTCTGATGGCTGACCACCGGAACGGACAGGAATTTGGCGAGTGCCGCCGCCTGCGAGGGCGTGAAGTTCGAGACGCCAATCGCACCGATCTTGCCCGCGCGGTGCGCATCCTCGAGCGTGCGCGCGATTTCCTGCGGATGGG is a genomic window of Sphingopyxis sp. YR583 containing:
- a CDS encoding aldo/keto reductase, which codes for MSDFLPAPANVTIAGHEVSPIAWGMWRFAGVDVATARARIDAAFETGVTLFDTADIYGCDTPGGFGSAEALLGEVFAEAPGLRDKMVLATKGGIILGVPYDSSAAYLTSAIDISLKRLRADHVELWQIHRPDLLTHPQEIARTLEDAHRAGKIGAIGVSNFTPSQAAALAKFLSVPVVSHQSEFSPLHLNPLFDGIFDQSMAEGMSFLAWSPLGGGRLGDPADERTRAVAGLLDAKAAEYGVSRAAATYSWVMAHPARPIPIVGTQNVERIREIPQAFAPRWTRAEWYAVLQTSMGENLP